In Anaerococcus prevotii DSM 20548, the genomic window TATCCCAGAAGATAGGCAAAAGAGAGGACTTATCCTAGAATATCCTATAAAGGACAATCTAATACTCGAAAGAGTAGGAGAAGAGCCATTTTCTACAAAAGGAAGACTCAACTTCAAAAACATAGACGATAATGCCAAGGATTTGGTAGGGAAATTTGATATTAGACCAGACGATATAGAAGAAAAAGCGATAAGCCTTTCTGGTGGTAACCAACAAAAGGTAATAATCGCAAGAGAGATCTCAAATAATCCTGACGTCTTAATAGCAGCCCAACCTACTAGGGGACTTGATGTAGGAGCTATAGAATTTATACACCAATATCTAGTGGAGCTTAGAAATCAAAACAAGGCAGTACTTCTTATAAGCTTCGAGCTTGATGAGATAATGGACTTATCAGATAGGATCCTCGTAATCTATGATGGTAAAATCGTAGGAGAAAAGGACCCTAAAGAGACAGACGAGTTTGAAATAGGAAGACTTATGGCAGGAGGTATCGATGACAAATAAAGTAAATAGAAGAAAAAGCTTAGGCTCATCTAAGATACTTTTTACCATAATATCAATACTTTTGGGACTTTTGGTAGGAGCCTTGGTTCTTGTAATAGCAGGATTTGATCCAATCGAAGGCTTCAAGAATCTATTCTTGGGAGTATTTAAGAGCCCAAGGAATATGGGATGGGCAATTGTAACATCGACCCCTATTATTATGACTGGTTTGGGTGTTGCCTTCGCCTTTAAGACTGGACTTTTCAACATGGGAGCAGAGGGCCAATTTATAATTGGAACTGTAGTAGCCTTTCTTGTAGGCTATAATCTAAATCTACCTCCAGTTCTACTTCCTATAGTAGCCATAGTCCTTGCCATGGTTATCGGAGCAATTTATGGAGCTATAGCTGGTTTTATCAAGGCGAAATTCGGCATCCACGAGGTAATCTCTACTATCATGCTCAACTGGATTGCCTTTTACTTCCAAAACTTTGTAGTTTATAGATTTAGACAACCAAACTCTATGAGTTCCTTCGATGTGGCTGATAATGCAAAGATTACCCTCTTTACTGACGCTGCCAAGAGATTCGATGGATTTTTCTCCAAGTTTTTTAGGGCGCCAATCCACTGGGGAACTATTATAGCCATAGTTGCTGTGATTGTTGTTTGGTATATCCTGAATAAAACAACCCTAGGTTATGAGCTAAAGGCAGTAGGCCTCAACAAAGAAGCAAGTCAATATGGAGGAATCAACGCGGGAAATAAGATTATTCAATCTATGGCGATTTCTGGAGCAATATGCTCACTTGCAGGTGTGACCCAAGTTTTAGGCTTTACCTACAACCTATCGATCCTATCTTCCATGCAAAACTTTGGTTTCGATGGCTTGGCTGTTTCTCTTCTTGCATCAAATAATCCTATTGGAGTAATATTTTCAGGACTCTTCTTTGGATCTTTGAAATATGCAGGAGGCAATCTCCAAAGAACTATGGGAGTTCCAAGCGAAATTATCTCAATTATTATTGGAACTATTATCCTCTTTACAGCTGTGCCTTTGGTATTTAGAATAATAAAGGCAAAAATTAGAAAGAAAAATTCTAAAAAGAGAAATGAAAAAACTGCTGTAGACATGTCTTATGTCAACAAAGAGATAGAAGAAAAGAAGGAGGAATTATGATTAATCTTACAATCTTAGCCCTAATCATAGGAAATACCTTCTCGAATGCTGCCCCAGTTCTACTTACTGGACTTGGCGGAATGATGAGTGAAAAATCCGGTGTTGTAAATATCGGTCTTGAGGGAATGATGACTATAGGAGCCCTAACTGGTGCGGTCCTAGGCTACTATGTAGGTAATCCTTGGCTAGCCTTCTTAGGAGGAGGTCTTGCTGGAGCATTTTTTGGTCTAATCCATGCCTTTGTCTCTGTAAGTCTTGCTGGAGATCAGACTATATCAGGTATAGCAATAAATACCCTTGCTCCTGGTCTTGCGCTTTTCCTATCGAGATTGTTCTTTAGTGGAGCGACCCAAACTCCTTCAATCCCACTCGAAAATAAGATACCAAGACTTTTTAGGGGAATCTCTTCTAGCCAAGTCTTTGACAATATTTTTGGCCAATATGCGACTGTATATTTATCACTAATCATGGTAGTGGTCTTGTATGTTGTACTATATAAGACTAAAATAGGACTTAGGGTTATAGCTGTTGGAGAACATCCAAAGGCAAGTGAGAGTTTAAATATCAATGTAGTAAAGGTAAGATATCTTTCAGTAATATTTTCTGGCTTTATGGGTGGCCTTGGAGGAGCTAGCATGTCTCTTGCAGTAGTTTCATCCTTCTCGCCAACCCTAATCGCAGGTCAAGGATACATCGCCCTTGTTACTGTAATATTTGGTAACTGGAAGCCACAGGGAGTGCTTGTAGGATCCTTATTCTTTGGCTTAGCTCAGGCAATTGCAACCTACCTAGGTTCAACCTCAATCGGCATCCCAATAGAGTTTATTTCAATGATCCCATACATCGCAACCCTCCTTATCCTTATAATATTTAAGGGAAGAAGCTATGCACCAAAGGCGAGCGGTAAGCCTTACTTTACAGTAGAAGATGTATAAAATATAAGAAAATTTTGGGCCTCCACAAGGGGGCCTATTTTTAGGAGATAGTATGAAATGTAAAAATTGTAATAGAGAAATTGATGATAAGTCCAAGGTTTGCCCTTTTTGTGGGGAGGAAAGCCCTTCAAGAGATGGTGATGTAAGAGAAAATAGGGAAGAAGCCTTGGAAGATGTGGATGAAGATTTAGAAGAAGACTTGTCAGATGAGGAGGGCTTAGAAGACGATGATGATTACTATGACGACGAAGAAGAAATATATAAAGACATCAACGACCTTCTAGAAGAGCTAGGTCCTCCGAAGGAGAATAAGACTAAAAAGCTAATCGCCACAGGTCTCCTTGCTATCCTTGTGACTCTCGTGGCTTTTTTTGGCTTCAAAAAATACAAGGATTCCCAAATAGAAGAATTAAGTATCGACCTAAACTATTATCTAAATATTAGTGCTGTAGGAGAAAATGGGGATGGAGGCCTAGATATCAAATATGATAAGGAAAGCTTCATAAACGACTACGAGGGAAAAATCTACGACAAAAAAAGCAAGGAGCAGGTATCAACAGCAAGATTAATAGACGAATTGGAAAAAAACACCAGCTTCGGCGTAAGTAAGGAGCATGGCTTGACTAATGGAGAGCTTGTAAATATTACAATATCCATTAACTATGACAAGGCCAAAGACTTTAATATTAAATTTACCAACCAGACAAGAGACTATAAGGTAGAAGGCCTTAAAGAAAAAGAAGCTCCAAGCCCAGATGAGACTCCTAGCGATGAAGATAAAACAGACAATCAGGATAAAGAAGAAGATAAGAAGGAAGAAGACAAGGAAGAAAAGGACGACAAGAAGGAAAATAATCAAGGATCTGATGACAAGAAGGATAAGTTTAGCAAGTATATAAAAGATCATATAGGGGGAAGTGAACTAACCTCAGTTACCAGCCATGAATTTATGGGTAAGGCCATAAGAAGTGGAGAGGAAATCTATGTCTATAAGATTAATAGCAAGGAGAAAGTCGGTGATATGACCAAGGCCTTTGACTATTATATAGGCCTAATCGATAAGGATTCTGGTATAGAGCTTATAAGAGATGGTCTTACCCACAGGAGCCTAGATGATAAGACAGATACCTTCTATGATATATCCTACGAGGGCTTTGCCTTAGTAGATGACCTTCTAAGCTATCTAAATGATGGCAGTCTCAAAGTCGACGGCCTGACCTACTACGACAACTTCAAGGCTAAAGAAGAGCCTGCAGGCTATTATTTCATTGATAACTATAGCTTATTTTTGGATAATGACAAAAATGTAAAACTAGAAACGGGCTCTACTGTCTATACAGGAAAGTGGTCCAAGGATAATGGAACTCTAACTCTAGATATCAAATCCTTCAGCAAGGACCCTATCAAGGCAAACATAGTAGGTGGGGAATTGGAATTTGATGCGGATTTATTTAGATAAGAACAGACTCAATTAGAGTCTGTTTTTATGTGGCTTATTTTATAAAAATTTCCCAAAATCTTTCTTACTTTGTTATAATATAGGAAAGGAGTTTTTATGTATTTTTTTGTTAATGATTATAATTCGATTTGCTATCCAGAAATCCTGAATGCTCTTAAAGAAAAAATAGATGAAGCAAATATCGGTTACGGATTCGACGATCACTGTGAAAATGCTAGAGACCTAATTCGAAAAGCTCTGGGTGACTCTAGTGTAGATATTCACTTTATCCCAGGGGGGACTTCTGCCAATATCGTTGGTTTAAGTCTTGACATGCGCCAGCAAGACTCAATCCTTGCCCTGGAAACTGGCCATATCAAGGGCCATGAGGCAGGATCAATTGAGGCGACAGGTCTTAAGGTCGAACTTTGTCATTCCGATTCAGGAAAAATAAGTCGCCATATCCTAGAAAAAGAAATTGGAAAGTTTGACACTGAATTTAGCACAAGACCCAAAAAGGTCTACATCTCAAATACCACAGAGCTTGGAGAAGTCTACACCAAGGCTGAGATTATGGATATCTATGATTTCTGCAAGGCCAATGACATGTATCTTTTTATAGATGGAGCAAGGATTGCGGCTGCTCTCGTCAGTGAAAAGTGCGACTATAGCCTAAAGGACTTGACCTCTATGTGCGATATTTTCTATCTGGGTGGAACCAAGGCGGGATTTCCTTTTGGTGAGGCCCTAGTTATAGTAAATGATAAGCTCAAAAAAGATGCCCTAAAGCTAATCAAACAAAAGGGAGCCATGCTTGCCAAGGGTTTTATCTCTGGAATCATGTGGGAGAGGGTCTTCTGTGAAGATGACTTCTACCTAAGAGGAAGCAGAAAGGCTTATGCCATGGCTAGAAATCTTGCCAAAGGGATTGAAGCAAAGGGTTATGAGCTTACTTATCCCTTCGAGTCGAATCAGATATTTGTAAACCTGTCTGATGAGGACCTAGAAAGATGGCAAAAGATAGCCCAATTTGAAGTGATGGAGAAACTAGAAGGAACTAATATCGTAAGGCTTGTAACGACCTTTAGAACAAGTGAGAGCGATGTTAGAGGATTTTTGGAAGAGATTTGATATGGAATATAAGAAGTTTTTAGAATATTTTGCCAAATTCTCTCTGGGAGTTTTTATCCTCGGAGGAATCTATACCATAGGAAGGCCAAAGACAAAAGCTGTCAAAGATTATAGGCTGACCGATGATTTAACCTATACAGGAGATCTCTACCAAGGAAAGTTTCAAGGAAATGGAGTCCTAAAGGCTAAGGAAGGAATCTTTAAGGGAGACTTCGATAAGGGAAGAATCGGCAAAGATGGAGTCTATATAGGCGATAACTTTTATTATATAAAAGAAAATGGCCAGGTTAAGATTAAGTTCAATGATGGAAGAATTTACAAGAAGGCAAAGGGAAAATGGGAGGAAGTAGAAGATGAGAATTAAGGGACTAGATTATCTCCGTGTTTACGGTATATCTATAATTTTAATCTACCATATATTTAAGGAAATACTTCCAGCAGGATTTTTGGGAGTAAATATCATGTTTGTCCTCTCGGGCTTTCTGGTAAGCTTTCATCTTTTGGATGAAGTCTATAGGGATGAAAAAATAGACCTTGTAGCCTATTACAAGAAGAGATTTATAAGGATTTTCCCTGGAGTCCTCTTCATGATCTTTGTAGTGAGCCTTATGGCCTTTGCTATAAATAAGGACTTTACAGTTTCTTATTTTGACCAGTTTATAGCAAGTCTTTCCTTTACTAGCAATTATTATGAGATACTTTCTGGAGGAAGCTATGAGTCACAATTTGTCAAACACCTCTTCCTCCACACTTGGTTTCTCGCTATAGAAGTCCACTTCTATCTGCTTTGGCCCATACTTACCAACTTTATCTATAAGACGAGCAAGGGGAGCAAAAACGTAAAAAAGACCTTCTCCAATAGGTTTTTCCTAACAAGCCTAATCCTCTATATCCTAAGCCTAGGACTTACCATAGGGATGACTGCTCTTGATAAGAATAGGTCCTTTGTTTACTTTTCTGACTTTACAAGACTATCTTCCTTCTTTATGGGAGCCTTTGTGGCTTGCTTTGTCAAAAGATTTGGCTACAGGAAGATCCCCTACAAGGAAGCAAGTATAGGAGCAGGGGTAATTATCCTAATCATGTCCTTTGCCCTATCTTACGATATGAAGGTAACCTATATACTAGGATTTTTCCTAACCGACCTTCTTACAATTATTGCAATCCTTGCAGCTGTATCTAATGAAGATATAGAAGAAGTAAGACCAATTAAGAAAATCGCCCCATATACCTACTCGGTTTACCTCCTCCACTGGCCAGTCTTTGTCATAATGGAAAGTGCCTTTAATAAGCCAACAGCTCTCCTTATGACCATAATAGTGACAGGAATTCTCGTGATGATAAATTATCATATTTTCGAGCCAGTCTTTAAGGGAGAGCCTGTTGACCTTAGGATATTAAAGATAGATCCAAGCACCAGGGTGAGGATTATAAGTCTCGTAAGTGTCGTGGTAATTTCTTTTGTAAGTGCCATAGGCCTATCCTACGCCTCAGATGATATGGTAAGTCTTGAAAAACAAATTTGGATTTCATCACTTAAACAAGACCTAGGACAAATTGATAAGGACAAGAAGGAAGTCGACAAACAAATCTACGAGGATGAAAATCCAGACGAAATCCTAAAAGATAAAGAAGTGACTACGACAATCCTTGGCGATTCTGTGCTTTTGGGAAATAGGGAATATATAGAAGAGAAAATCCCGGGGACTTCCGTAGATGCCGAAGGAAGTAGACTTCTGGAGAAAGCTCCTGATATAATCGAAGAATACAAGAAGGAAGGAAAGCTTGGTGAGATAGTAGTCCTATCCCTTGGGACCAATGCCGTGGAAGAGCCTGTAGAATCTCTTGAAAGAGTAATAAAGGCCCTTCCAGAAAAGACTAAGCTCGTCCTTGTATCTTGCTATGATAGCAGATATGACCAGCCTCACAGGGTAAGTAAAGCTATGAAAAAAATCGCAGATAAATATAAATTCGTTACCTACATGCCTTGGGAAGAGGAAGCCATGAAGCATCCTGAATACTACGAGGGAACGGACGGAGTCCACTTCTACGGAATAGCAGAAGCCTACGAGGCCTACAATAAACTACTTCAAAAGGCAATACTTGAAGCAAGCAAAAAGGAAGGAAAGTAGATTCCTTAGAATAAATTAATAAAAATAAAGCAAATCCTTTAGCAAAAGACTTTTTAGCTCCTAATTGGATTTGCTTTTATTTTGTGAAAATTAACAAAGCAAAAGCCCTCTTCTAGGAGGGCTTTGGATAAAAATACTTATCACACATTTTTATTATACTTTAATTATTCGAAAATTCTCTTGATTACAAATGGATCGTTGATTGGGCTTACTATTACTCCCTGACCTGGGCTTGCTGCGTGGACCATGTTGCCCATACCATCTGCGATTCCTACGTGGTAGATATCGTAATAGCTTGATCCGAAAAATACCAAGTCTCCTGCCTTCTCTTCTCCAAATTTAACAGTTTCTCCGTATTCTGCCTGGCTTTTGGCAAGGTGAGGGAGGGCAAGGCCGAAGTTTTCGTAGGCTCTTAGGACTAGGCCAGAACAATCTATTCCATTTTCCTTGGACACTCCTCCAAATACATATGGGCTTCCCACATAGTCAAGGGCGTAGTTGTAGATACTCTTACCTATTTGAGAATCATCACTTTTTATGACTTCGCCATCATCGTCGGTAAAGTAGGTCACATAGATAACTTCATAGACTACTTCATCTTCTTGATTTTCTTCTTCGATTTTCTCGTATTTTTCCTTAGTTTCGTTGAGCTTTTTGTAGTTTTCCTTAAGCTTATTTATATATTTCTTATCTCTTTTGGATAGGTCTAAGCTTGAAATCCTAACGAAACCAACCTGCTCGTCCATATCGACATCTTTATCTTTAAGTTTGTCATTTTCATCTATATTGATCTTTTTATTTTTAGCTTCTGCTGGATTGTAGGCGACCTTTACATAGTCGGTGCCTTCAACGAAGTCTAGGATAGTGAGCTTAGTTGGGCTAAATAAGCTATAGGGATTCTTGTTTTTGGCGTTTTTGTCTGGTGCAGTCTTTAGGTCACAGGTTTTTATTACTTTGACTTCCTTTAGCCTATAGAACCAGTCCTTTCCCACATAGGATTTTTTTCCTTCAAAATCTATAGTATACCAAAACTTATCTTCAGCCTTGATTTCATATCTCTTAAAGTCTTCTATACCTCCCAAGATTTCAGCATAGTTTGACTTTTCACTTCTTACATTTACTCCTTCAGTCTTCTCCCTATTAAGCATTATGCTATCTGCTTGAGCTGTTTTTGGATAGGCTAAGATAAGGCCAGCTAGGATAAGACTTTTTGTTAATAATTTCTTCTTAAAATTCACCAATATTCTCCTTGCAATAATCTCTATATCTATTATAGCATAGATTGCTAATTAATTAAGGAGAAATTTAGAAGTTCTCATAAAACTCATAGGCAAAATCAACTAGACCCCTAGAAAAATCATTTCTTAGATAGGCTGGGTCTAGGTGATTGATCCTAACCCTGTCAAGTCCGTCTGCGTCCTTGAAGTATTTGGCAAGGACTTTTGCCCTATCGAAGTCTTTTTCTCCTACAAATTCTCTTAGGGTCTCATCCATTATTTCATCTTCTCTGGAGTGGGCAGCAATTACTGCCTTAAGGATGGCTAAGTCAGACTCTTTCACGTCATGAGCGTAAGGGATGGACTTTTCGGCAGCCCTTTGTCCATGCTCTGTATCCCAACCGTCATTTTGCCTTTGAGTATCGTGTAGGCTTGCAGCGTTGATTAATATATAAGTATCGTCATCATCTAGCTTGTAGGCATAGGCTAGGAGGACAGAGTAAAAGACTACCCTTTCTATATGATTTCTCCCGTGAATATCTGATACAAAAAGTATATCGTAGTTTAGTTTCTCATAGGCTTCTACTAGCTTGTCATAATAAATCGATTCCATAAAGCCTTCATAAAAATCGTATTTTCTTATCCATTCATCATTATTTAAAATATCTATAACTCTCATAATAACTCCTTTATAATATTGTACAACATATTTTATACTTGATAAAGGGTATCATATATTAGAGGTGACTTATGTTATATAATAGAGAATTAATTTGTGAGAAATTAGAAAATGCAATTGAAAAAAGTAAAGACTACATAGGAATGGGGGAGCCTGCAAGCTACATCCCAGAGCTTTTGAACGTGGACAGTGATAATTTCGCCTTCTCCTTGGTTACGACTAACGGAGATGCCTTTAACTTCGGCGATGAGAATATAGTTTTCTCCATCCAATCCATATCAAAAATTGTAGATCTAATCATTGCCCTAACTGATAATAATCCCCAAGATGTTTACGAGAAGGTAGGCAGTGAGCCAACCAAATACGAGTTTAACTCTCTTGTCCCAATAGGAGATAGGGCGGCCAATCCCTTTATCAATGCTGGTGCCATTACTACGACTTCTATGATATTCGGAAGGGATAATGATGAGCGATTTGAAAGAATCTTAAATTTTTATCAAACAATATCTGACTTTAAGGAAAGTAAATTGATGGAAGATGTCTTCGATTCTGAGATGAAGACTACAGATAGAAACAAGGCCATAGCCTATTATCTTAAGAGTAAAAATATTTTTACAGCAAATCCCGACGAGGTCCTAGAGCTTTACATCAAGTCTTGTTCCATAAGCTCTGATATCGAAGGCCTTGCCACTATGGGAGCAGTCCTTGCCAACAAGGGTTATGCGGTCAAAAACAGGGACATGCTAGTGCCAGAATCAATCGTCCAAATCGTAGTTAGCCAAATGGCTTCATGCGGTATGTACGAAAACTCTGGCGACTATTTGATGAATGTAGGTATCCCTTCCAAATCCGGTGTAAGCGGGGCCATAGTAGGAGTTGTCCCAGGAGTCTGCGGCCTTGCTGTCTATTCTCCAAGACTTGATAAGACCGGCAACTCCGTCAGGGGCAAGGAACTTTTTAAAATTATCTCCCAGGACTTGGGCCTAAATATTTTTGTTTAAATTATACCTCTTCTTTTAACCTTAATATATTCGTAAAAGTACACTAGAAAAAGGAAGAGATAAATCAGAGAAAATCCTAAAAAGGCCTGGGTCAAGGACTCGGTGCCGAGGATTTTGTTTATTATAAATAGGAAGGCTGGGCTTATAAAGCCTCCTATATTACAACCTATAAAGATGAGATTGTTTATGATCCTGTTCTGACTTCCCCTGGCAAATCTCATAGCCTCTGCGAAAAGATAGGGAGATGCTATGGACTGGCTTGCTGCGCTAATCAGCATGGCGGCCATAAAGATATACATATTGCTTCCCCAGAAGGTCACGATTATATTAGCTAGGATATAGTTAATCAGAGCAAAAAGTATGGTCTTTTCCCTTAAGGCTCTGTTGATATAGCCAAAGGAAAAGCCTGCGGCCATCCCAGATAGGGGAATTATTATCATATAGGCATTGATATTGGCATCCATTCCCTTTTGAAGGGTCGCTATGGTTGGAAATCTTATGCTAAGAGATGTTATATTCATAATCATAACCCCTGCAAAGAAAATATAGAAGATGACTTGTTTGTTGATGAAAAATCTCCCCTTCCTTTCCTCTGGCCTAATATCTTCGACGTATTTGCTAAAGAAAAGAAATACGAAGATTGAAAAAGTATAGCAGAGAAAGGCTAGGGGCCATTTTATTTTGATTAAAAACCCTGCGATCAAAAGCAGAGCCATCTGGCCAATATATTCCATAGAGCTTCTCATCCCATGGAGGAAGGCGGCCTTTTCTCCTGTAAAAAGTGCACTAATATAGTTTGCCGAATGCCCATTAAAAAGCCCCATCCCAAAGCCCAGGATGATTCGGGATAGGAGGATGGTCTGGTAAGATGTATGAATTATGGGTATGATACCACTTATAAATACCAGGATTGTACCAAGTTGGACGCATTTTTTCATGCCTATAAGGCGAGTGATAGATTCGCTTAGGGCGATGGAAATAATTGTGGCGATTGATGATAGGGTTATTACAAATTCGGAAGCCTGTCTTGTCAGGGCAAATTCTTTTTGCATAAAAACAAGGATGCCGGAAATAGCAGAATTTCCAGCAGTGATTAGGGCCATCGACAGGATGGCTGCTTCTCTTAATTTATTTTTTCTTAAAGCTTTCATTTAAACCTCTTCTAAAATCAAGGAATATCCTCGACTTTGTATATATTTTTAAGATATAATATCTATTATAACAGAAGGAGATGAAATGAAAAATACTTTATTAAAATCTTATTTTAAATACTTGATACCGACTATATTGACTATGATTTTGTTTTCTACCTACACCATGGTAGACGGAATCTTCGTAGGCCAGGGAGTGGGGGCAGAGGGGATTTCTGCGGTAAATGTCGCCATGCCTTTTATAACTTTGACCTTTTCCCTTTCGATTTTGATATCCATAGGAAGCTTAAATCTAATAACCTACCAATTAGGCAAGGATGACAAGGAGAAGGCGGATGAATTCTTCTCGATTGGTCTCGTCCTATCCCTGATAGTTGCTATAAGCATATCGGTTTTCACCTATATCTTTATGGATCCTTTAATCAAGGTCTTGGGAGCAAGCCCCGAGATAAGTCATATAGTAAGAGACTACTTGTCTGTGATAATATTTTTCACTCCATTTTATGTCATGGCCTAT contains:
- a CDS encoding ABC transporter permease encodes the protein MTNKVNRRKSLGSSKILFTIISILLGLLVGALVLVIAGFDPIEGFKNLFLGVFKSPRNMGWAIVTSTPIIMTGLGVAFAFKTGLFNMGAEGQFIIGTVVAFLVGYNLNLPPVLLPIVAIVLAMVIGAIYGAIAGFIKAKFGIHEVISTIMLNWIAFYFQNFVVYRFRQPNSMSSFDVADNAKITLFTDAAKRFDGFFSKFFRAPIHWGTIIAIVAVIVVWYILNKTTLGYELKAVGLNKEASQYGGINAGNKIIQSMAISGAICSLAGVTQVLGFTYNLSILSSMQNFGFDGLAVSLLASNNPIGVIFSGLFFGSLKYAGGNLQRTMGVPSEIISIIIGTIILFTAVPLVFRIIKAKIRKKNSKKRNEKTAVDMSYVNKEIEEKKEEL
- a CDS encoding ABC transporter permease, whose product is MINLTILALIIGNTFSNAAPVLLTGLGGMMSEKSGVVNIGLEGMMTIGALTGAVLGYYVGNPWLAFLGGGLAGAFFGLIHAFVSVSLAGDQTISGIAINTLAPGLALFLSRLFFSGATQTPSIPLENKIPRLFRGISSSQVFDNIFGQYATVYLSLIMVVVLYVVLYKTKIGLRVIAVGEHPKASESLNINVVKVRYLSVIFSGFMGGLGGASMSLAVVSSFSPTLIAGQGYIALVTVIFGNWKPQGVLVGSLFFGLAQAIATYLGSTSIGIPIEFISMIPYIATLLILIIFKGRSYAPKASGKPYFTVEDV
- a CDS encoding zinc ribbon domain-containing protein produces the protein MKCKNCNREIDDKSKVCPFCGEESPSRDGDVRENREEALEDVDEDLEEDLSDEEGLEDDDDYYDDEEEIYKDINDLLEELGPPKENKTKKLIATGLLAILVTLVAFFGFKKYKDSQIEELSIDLNYYLNISAVGENGDGGLDIKYDKESFINDYEGKIYDKKSKEQVSTARLIDELEKNTSFGVSKEHGLTNGELVNITISINYDKAKDFNIKFTNQTRDYKVEGLKEKEAPSPDETPSDEDKTDNQDKEEDKKEEDKEEKDDKKENNQGSDDKKDKFSKYIKDHIGGSELTSVTSHEFMGKAIRSGEEIYVYKINSKEKVGDMTKAFDYYIGLIDKDSGIELIRDGLTHRSLDDKTDTFYDISYEGFALVDDLLSYLNDGSLKVDGLTYYDNFKAKEEPAGYYFIDNYSLFLDNDKNVKLETGSTVYTGKWSKDNGTLTLDIKSFSKDPIKANIVGGELEFDADLFR
- a CDS encoding threonine aldolase family protein; the encoded protein is MYFFVNDYNSICYPEILNALKEKIDEANIGYGFDDHCENARDLIRKALGDSSVDIHFIPGGTSANIVGLSLDMRQQDSILALETGHIKGHEAGSIEATGLKVELCHSDSGKISRHILEKEIGKFDTEFSTRPKKVYISNTTELGEVYTKAEIMDIYDFCKANDMYLFIDGARIAAALVSEKCDYSLKDLTSMCDIFYLGGTKAGFPFGEALVIVNDKLKKDALKLIKQKGAMLAKGFISGIMWERVFCEDDFYLRGSRKAYAMARNLAKGIEAKGYELTYPFESNQIFVNLSDEDLERWQKIAQFEVMEKLEGTNIVRLVTTFRTSESDVRGFLEEI
- a CDS encoding acyltransferase family protein, with protein sequence MRIKGLDYLRVYGISIILIYHIFKEILPAGFLGVNIMFVLSGFLVSFHLLDEVYRDEKIDLVAYYKKRFIRIFPGVLFMIFVVSLMAFAINKDFTVSYFDQFIASLSFTSNYYEILSGGSYESQFVKHLFLHTWFLAIEVHFYLLWPILTNFIYKTSKGSKNVKKTFSNRFFLTSLILYILSLGLTIGMTALDKNRSFVYFSDFTRLSSFFMGAFVACFVKRFGYRKIPYKEASIGAGVIILIMSFALSYDMKVTYILGFFLTDLLTIIAILAAVSNEDIEEVRPIKKIAPYTYSVYLLHWPVFVIMESAFNKPTALLMTIIVTGILVMINYHIFEPVFKGEPVDLRILKIDPSTRVRIISLVSVVVISFVSAIGLSYASDDMVSLEKQIWISSLKQDLGQIDKDKKEVDKQIYEDENPDEILKDKEVTTTILGDSVLLGNREYIEEKIPGTSVDAEGSRLLEKAPDIIEEYKKEGKLGEIVVLSLGTNAVEEPVESLERVIKALPEKTKLVLVSCYDSRYDQPHRVSKAMKKIADKYKFVTYMPWEEEAMKHPEYYEGTDGVHFYGIAEAYEAYNKLLQKAILEASKKEGK
- a CDS encoding C40 family peptidase, with protein sequence MNFKKKLLTKSLILAGLILAYPKTAQADSIMLNREKTEGVNVRSEKSNYAEILGGIEDFKRYEIKAEDKFWYTIDFEGKKSYVGKDWFYRLKEVKVIKTCDLKTAPDKNAKNKNPYSLFSPTKLTILDFVEGTDYVKVAYNPAEAKNKKINIDENDKLKDKDVDMDEQVGFVRISSLDLSKRDKKYINKLKENYKKLNETKEKYEKIEEENQEDEVVYEVIYVTYFTDDDGEVIKSDDSQIGKSIYNYALDYVGSPYVFGGVSKENGIDCSGLVLRAYENFGLALPHLAKSQAEYGETVKFGEEKAGDLVFFGSSYYDIYHVGIADGMGNMVHAASPGQGVIVSPINDPFVIKRIFE
- the glsA gene encoding glutaminase A, coding for MLYNRELICEKLENAIEKSKDYIGMGEPASYIPELLNVDSDNFAFSLVTTNGDAFNFGDENIVFSIQSISKIVDLIIALTDNNPQDVYEKVGSEPTKYEFNSLVPIGDRAANPFINAGAITTTSMIFGRDNDERFERILNFYQTISDFKESKLMEDVFDSEMKTTDRNKAIAYYLKSKNIFTANPDEVLELYIKSCSISSDIEGLATMGAVLANKGYAVKNRDMLVPESIVQIVVSQMASCGMYENSGDYLMNVGIPSKSGVSGAIVGVVPGVCGLAVYSPRLDKTGNSVRGKELFKIISQDLGLNIFV
- a CDS encoding MFS transporter; this translates as MKALRKNKLREAAILSMALITAGNSAISGILVFMQKEFALTRQASEFVITLSSIATIISIALSESITRLIGMKKCVQLGTILVFISGIIPIIHTSYQTILLSRIILGFGMGLFNGHSANYISALFTGEKAAFLHGMRSSMEYIGQMALLLIAGFLIKIKWPLAFLCYTFSIFVFLFFSKYVEDIRPEERKGRFFINKQVIFYIFFAGVMIMNITSLSIRFPTIATLQKGMDANINAYMIIIPLSGMAAGFSFGYINRALREKTILFALINYILANIIVTFWGSNMYIFMAAMLISAASQSIASPYLFAEAMRFARGSQNRIINNLIFIGCNIGGFISPAFLFIINKILGTESLTQAFLGFSLIYLFLFLVYFYEYIKVKRRGII